The nucleotide window CACCAGCGCGCAGTAGCTCAACACCTGCGACCGCGCTTGCCACGAGGGGAACAACACTTGGTCTTTGAATTCCTGGCAGGCGGCGGGGTCGATTTGCCGGGATAAGGGCCGGGGGCTGCGCTGGGTAGTAGAGGACGGGTCGAAGCCAGCGCGGGAGGGAGTGACGAGGGCGTTGAGGTTTTGGGTTATGGTGTCGTCGATGGCGGAGCGGGAGACTCGTAGGAAGTCTGTGGGTTTTGGGTCAGTAAATTGTAAAAGACTCTCAAATATTTGTGTCTATAAGGTGAAGGAATCCCACCTCGTAGAGCTGCTGTCGAAAAGCAAAACTGGGGAGTGAGCGCTGGTGCGGACGGCGCGCTTGTTGGCTGGACCATGGtgttcttgggcttgggcttttCGACTGGAGGCGCTGCAGTTTGGCCAGCCGTTGCAGCAGCTTCCCCCTTCTGCGTTGTCCAAAGAAGGTTCGCCACTTTGTCGCTTTTTGTCTGACTGTGGTTACTGAAGGTATCACAAAAATACGAGCCCTTCAAAGTTGAAATGCGCTGATAATCGTTGATATGGATGGTATTAAGAGGGTATCGCACGTTCAACGATCTGTCAAAAGTCTCAAGGCAATGACATCCGATGGAAGCAACTGGTGACGATCATGGAAGGGGCGGGTGGGGAGCTGCTGTGGAGTAAGCTGGGGTACTCAGCTAGCTTTCATTGAAGCCGGTGCCAAGCAAGCTGCCAGCTGCCAAGGGAGAGAGACATCTTGCTATGTGCACACCATCCTGTCACTATAGCGATATCAGGCTCGTCCGGCATACTGGAAGAGAACTTCCGGCGTCGTCCATCAACTACATCGTATTTCTGGTGTACGGCTGAAGAGTTTCGAATCTCCTGAGAGACTGCCCAACCCATTGTCTTATACGCGCGCGCGAATGGGGTTGGTGGTTAACCACTATAACTCTCCCATTCTATCTGCTCATGATCATTCAATCAAAATCGATTTTCATCCCCAAACTTCAAGTCATCACTCCTCCTACCCATCTACTACCACGCACCCTCATCGGAATCCCAAAAGACGCCAGATTCTGCATGTGAACCCCAAAgcccaaaaaagaaaagaaagggcgACAAAAAAATCCGATTCTACTCCGAGACGCGAAACCGACGCCGCTCGCCGTTTTACAACGAACACCGACCATCTGGATCTCCTCCTGTCTTGCCACCTGCGTCTTGTGTTGATTTCTTCCGATCTACCCCCCACATTTTCGTCATTTGTCTTTCCCACATCCTCCCTGGGAATCTCAGGTTCCCTCTTGTTCAAGCCTCTTACCCAGCCATCCAGCCACTTGCCCCCTTCAgaaaggagagaaaaaaaaagaaagaaaggaaggaaggaagagataCCCCCTCTCCTTATCCGCGAAAGCCTCTCCCGATCTGAAcctcttttgtttttgtttttcttcatAATGGACGgacatgatgatgagatTGGAAATTACTTGCAGAAACTATCAGGCCATGTATAACACTCTTTTTCTACAAAACTAGTACGCTGTACTAGTATATAGGCCAAGTCTCAGCCAGCCATCTTTTTTCCTGTGTCTGGGTGTCATTTAGCAAGCGCCTCACCAACGCCTCGATTGGTCTCTATTGGGAAAATTCTCCTCAAGAGTTTGCTTGCCCGGCCGGAACAAGCCCAAATCATTTACAGCGTACCACGTTTTCCTTCGGTGGTCTCTTCCTCATTGCTGTTACTAGTCTagcaaaagggaaagaggcGCCGCCCACCAATTTCCCTTACTAGTTTCTTTGGTTCAAGGGACGAATCGCAATCTTCTTGTCGGTGCTTGCTTTGCTGTTGAAGACAAGTTGAACTAGTACCTCGACACTAGTGCTGAGTGCCGAACATTTGGTAGGTTTGGTACCTGACTAGTCGTGTACACGAGGTTAACCATGTCTTACCTTTCTTCTTGTGATCCCTCTAGCGTGGTTGATCGCTTGGTTTGATCTTCTTCCTTGGTCAGACTCCTTGTTCTGGTTGCTCGGCGAAGGCGCATGTGGATTGTTTATAAGCTACACAATTGTACGACACGTCGTCGATCTGCATATgtccttccccttttcgcTTTCCCAGCTacatttattaaaagttgcTTACCCTTCGTACGTATGTTTGTCCAATTCATATAAGTTCAACGTCTATGCCTGGAGTCAACAACAAAAGCCATGTTTCATCACGTCAGACCTTCAAGGATTCAGCTAGACGATGGCCTCAGTCTCGATAGCGGTCTGGGCATGGCGTCTCAGCCATCCTCGCCCATAACCCCAAAGCATCTCGCGTCTTTCGAGTATATAACAAGGCGCCTGTCGCCGTAAGTCAAAAAGTTGCGCTTTGGTTCTCAAGATTTTTACTAAACAAGTGGTTAGCACCAATCCATTCAGCGATGATGCCGCCACCGGTTTAGGCGACCTCTTTCATGGCGAAAGGAGTGAACCATCACCAGTGCCAGAACCCAGCACCCCATCGAGGGAACTCACTCACCCGCCCACACCAAAAACTGAACCTCAGCCACACACCACTCCCCTCCTCACAGCAGACCCCCGGGTAACAAGGACATTATCACTCAAACTTGGTCCCATACCAAAGAAGCACCGCCAAAGCACCACCCAACTCGCCGAGCAGCTTCACCACGCCATTGACAAGAACGATACCGGCACAATCCTGGAGCTCATCAAAAAGGGCCGCATTGACCCCAACATCCACAGATCAGGATCAAGCCTACCCCCCCTTCATGAGGCCCTCGCCGCTCGTTCCGTCGATGCCACCAACTTCCTCGCCCTCTCAGGCGCAGACTTGGAAGCAACTAACAGAACAAAAGAGACAGCCATCATTACTGCCACCAAGAACGGGTTCCCCAGTGCCTCCATCACCTTACTCTGCGAACTTGGCGCCAAGCTAGACGCCGTTGACATATTCGGCCGATCAGCGCTTCACTACGCAGCAAGCAGCCACGGCTCAGCTtcatcttccccttcctcttcgtctggGAAGTCCATCGAGGATGCCAAGGTAGAAACGGTCAAGATCCTGTGCTCCCACGGCGCCAACCCAAACCTGCCGGACGAAACAGGCCACATGCCTCTCCACCAAGCGGTCCACAGCGTGCACCTAGCCGCAGCCAAACAACTCCTTGACTGCGGTGCCGACATCAACGCCGCAACCAAGAGCGGACGGACTCCTCTTTACTTGGCCATCGCTAAGCGCAGCACGGACATTGTCTCCGTTCTCTGCGAGCGCGGTGCTGTTATCAACCGCCGCGTTGGTGATTCCACACCCTTGCTGGCCGCCATTACGGCGGGTTGTACCGATATTGCTCGGGTGTTGATCCAGGCGGGCGCTGCTGACCCCAACTTGTCTGGAGGGAAGGGAAACTTTCCCTTGCTCATGGCATCGGCATTGGGGAATGAAGAGCTAGTTGAACTGCTACTGGCACGTGGTGCTGATGTGCATGTGGCGAGCAGCTCGACCGGGATGACACCGTTGCACGTGGCATGCCAGGGCGGGCACGAGGGGATCGTGGGCATGTTGATCAGAGCTGGAATGCCAGTGGACGGTGTAAATAAAGACGGACTGACGCCGCTCGCGCTGGCCGTTGAGGGTGTTCATGATGAGATTGTGAAGATGCTGTTGATGCATGGCCGTGCGGATGCGAATCATGCGTATGAAGGGCAGTCTCTGCTCTGGAGGGCTTTGAAGCGACTGACTGCTGCTACCACTCGCGCCTCCAGGACTACAAGCAGCCCGGGGACACCGACAGCGGTAGCCCATGCCAAGTACGTGACGGTGACTGCGATGGAGAGGATCATTCATCTCCTGATATCGTCCGGCGCCAATGTCACTGCTCCACAGGATGAACTTGGGATCAGTCCGCTGCATCACGCCTGCCGACTAGGGCTGGACTCTATCGTTGAGATGATGCTCTCAACGCCACGAGATGCCTACGTATCCGCTCCATTTTACAGCGAGAAGCATGACAATGGTGGTATTATCGAAACACAGCTATGGTCAGGCCACactcccctcttcttcgccgtTGAAGGTGGTCACTTGACCACGACCAAGCTCCTAATCGAGAAACACCATGCGGATATCAACACCCGAACAGCGGTTAACGCAACCCTGCTATGGGCGGCTGTGGGTCACCCACATATATTACGCTACCTCTTAACCCTGAAGCCTTTGCAAGGGCAAGGGGTTGAAAGAACGGGAAGTGTCCGCAAGCGGCTAAGGCTGGTGAACTTTGGGCGCATCAACGAAGAGGGGATattgggaggagagggattTGACTTGAACCATAGAGATCATGGAGGAGCAACGGTTCTTCATGCTGCAGCCGCCGCGGCTCAGCTAGAAGATGTGAGGATACTGCTGAGGAAAGGGGCAAAACAGTTTGCTGCCCATGAGGTTTATGATGATTTGGCAGGGAGGAAAGGAGGTACATACCGACAAGGAACACCGGCTGGAATTGCCAGACAAAAAGGACATGACAAGATCGCGGAGATGATAGAAGGCTGGCGGTAACAAAGGGTTTCTCGGTGACTTGGGGCCGCGGTCAGTAAGCGCATGTGGTTCAGTGCATAGTCAAAGCATCAGTTTGGATATGGTAATCCCTGCTTCCCTCTAACAGATCATCGGTAGTCACTACCAGTAAAGCTGTAAGCCCTACGGTGTAGATGTTAGATGCCTCTTTGATGTGGTGATCTTCGTTCAGCTTACTCACTCGTTTTTCGCAAAGGTGATAGAGACGAAAAGTGATATGCCGCTCGTTGATATTATGTCTGTGGATATGTGAAGCGGGAGCTTCGGGGAATATTGGCCAATAAAGGACACAGAGTGAATAGCATTCTCTCATTACGGGAACATGTCGCATCCTTCCCAAACCTGATGGACACAAACGCAACTCCGTTCATCGTCAAGCACTCGCCTAACAAAGGACAACGGGTGTTCCCGTCGACACTCATCTTATCCATAGTGCTGGCTTCTGGATGCTCCAGGTGGAAGGAACACAAATGGCAGCCCGGGCCGTGATGCATAGCCAAAGCAAATAGGAGCACACAACTTAAGGAACCATCTGTGCCGCTTTGGTGAGCACCGGTATAAGAGAGAAACATTGGCCAGCGCCACGGTACCGGTAAATAGTTGAAGAAGGTGAAACAGATATTGGATGTGTCTTTGTTAACAGGGCAATCCTTGGCCGCCGCGACAACACCCCCAAGCCATCGGTTAAGCACTGCCGGGAGAAGCAGACATGTCGTCGGTTACATTTGAGCAGGAACAAGCGAAAACCATGAGCTCAAATATGGCTGTATATAGCGAAGGGGGCCTACACGGACGGGATGAGTAGCCGCTAGGCGCCAGGTAACCGCGGTATGCTCGTCGGCTTCAGACGGGCCGCATAGCCGAACCGACCACACGAAGTATAAAGCATATGTACTTTCCGTGCCGGCTGACTCCCGCCTTTACCGGCCCTACGGTAGATTGACCTACAGACACCCAACTAGCATCTCGATAACAGACGCTCCGAACTGCCTCGTAGAGCTCAGCTTCGCAGATCCATGGATGACGGATGGAAAAGCCAAGCCACAGAAATGGGGGTTTGTGTGTTGAGATCAATTCTTCGATCAGATCATGTTCTCCGCATCCAATATTCTGGGGGCCGCATATGCAAAAGCACAGAAAACGGAACAAGTCGGCACACACACCTTGATGGTTACTAACCGGCCAAGGGCATCAAGAGAGGTACACGAGAGGCATCGAAAAGGCTGTATGCCACATTGAGTTCAGCCAAAACCCAGCAATTTGACCAAAGACAATGTCCGTGGCCTCTTTGATCACGGGAAGTAAGCAATACAAACCGGGG belongs to Neurospora crassa OR74A linkage group IV, whole genome shotgun sequence and includes:
- a CDS encoding caffeine-induced death protein Cid2, with the protein product MVQPTSAPSAPALTPQFCFSTAALRDFLRVSRSAIDDTITQNLNALVTPSRAGFDPSSTTQRSPRPLSRQIDPAACQEFKDQVLFPSWQARSQVLSYCALVATSPDPDDPEAAIREAEKQKDRERVVNERLDPYSARFFPREPRTEQLASVIRMEQGVENIVRTRTWGIVGERCGSDGKTWEQALGEWRRDKHLPLA